One Balaenoptera ricei isolate mBalRic1 unplaced genomic scaffold, mBalRic1.hap2 scaffold_788, whole genome shotgun sequence genomic window carries:
- the LOC132358996 gene encoding uncharacterized protein LOC132358996 isoform X1, translated as MSNSFNLLEPLCLLQPPLDLIITHFPRVIQDTGEGFRNSSKQKFSPGPLDGERLGVEQREVIFLFQAPRSLVPGPRGPPDSSSSSLSPSSCVGSEVGSPSLKRMDYILPCSSQGSLLFSDASFCLSVCVCLSGSLSPQPHFTAECRFKECVSENYYVLYASALYRQRRSGRSWYLGLDKEGRVMKGNRVKKTKAAAHFVPKLLEVAGYREPSLHSVPETSPSRPPAPCHAVPGLEAPYPRHHHSLSPSPASGPALTPAATLMP; from the exons ATGTCCAACTCTTTCAACCTTTTAGAACCCCTGTGTCTTCTCCAACCTCCTCTAGACCTCATTATTACTCACTTCCCCAGAGTCATTCAGGATACTGGGGAAGGATTCAGGAACTCCTCCAAGCAGAAATTCTCTCCAGGTCCCCTGGATGGTGAGAGGTTGGGAGTAGAGCAGAGAGAAGTTATCTTCTTATTCCAGGCCCCCAGAAGTCTAGTTCCTGGCCCTCGGGGGCCACCAGACTCTTCCTCATCCTCCCTTTCTCCCAGTTCCtgcgtgggctcagaagttggctctcccagTCTCAAACGTATGGATTATATCCTGCCTTGTTCTTCCCAGGGCTCCCTTCTGTTCAGTGATGcgtctttttgtctttctgtctgtgtgtGCCTTTCTGGGTCTTTGTCTCCTCAGCCACATTTCACAGCTGAGTGTCGCTTTAAGGAGTGCGTCTCTGAGAATTACTATGTCCTGTACGCCTCTGCTCTCTATCGCCAGCGTCGTTCTGGCCGGTCCTGGTACCTGGGCCTGGACAAGGAGGGCCGAGTCATGAAGGGAAATCGAGTCAAGAAGACCAAGGCAGCCGCCCACTTTGTGCCCAAGCTCCTGGAGG tgGCTGGGTACCGGGAGCCTTCTCTCCACAGTGTCCCTGAGACCTCCCCTTccaggccccctgccccctgccatgCAGTCCCCGGACTGGAGGCTCCCTACCCTCGCCACCACCACAGCCTGTCTCCCAGCCCTGCTTCTGGCCCTGCTCTCACCCCTGCTGCCACGCTCATGCCCTGA